The following coding sequences lie in one Chelonia mydas isolate rCheMyd1 chromosome 6, rCheMyd1.pri.v2, whole genome shotgun sequence genomic window:
- the GPX2 gene encoding glutathione peroxidase 2 gives MAHIAKSFYDLSATNIHGEKVDFNNFRGRVVLIENVASLUGTTVRDYTQLNQLQARYPQRLVVLGFPCNQFGYQENCTNEEILNCLKYVRPGAGFEPNFTLFQKCQVNGQDVHPVFAYLKAHLPTPTDEPSAFMGDPKFVVWSPLRRNDLSWNFEKFLVGPEGEPFKRYSPKFQTIAIEPDIQRLLKLAK, from the exons ATGGCTCACATCGCCAAGTCCTTCTACGACCTCAGCGCCACCAACATCCACGGGGAGAAagtggatttcaacaatttccgggGCCGGGTGGTTTTGATTGAGAACGTGGCATCCCTCTGAGGCACGACGGTGCGGGATTACACCCAGCTGAACCAGCTGCAGGCCCGGTACCCGCAGCGGCTGGTCGTGCTGGGCTTCCCTTGCAACCAGTTTGGCTACCAG GAGAACTGCACCAACGAGGAGATCCTCAACTGCCTGAAATACGTGCGCCCTGGGGCTGGCTTCGAGCCCAACTTCACCCTCTTCCAGAAATGCCAGGTGAATGGGCAGGACGTGCACCCCGTCTTCGCCTACCTGAAGGCCCACCTGCCCACCCCGACCGACGAGCCCTCCGCCTTCATGGGCGACCCCAAGTTCGTCGTGTGGAGCCCGCTGCGCCGCAACGACCTCTCCTGGAACTTCGAGAAGTTCCTGGTGGGGCCCGAGGGGGAGCCCTTCAAACGCTACAGCCCCAAGTTCCAGACCATTGCCATCGAGCCCGACATCCAGCGCCTCCTCAAGCTAGCCAAATAG